GTCGATCATGCTTTTTGCTTTGAGTTACAGCGCCACGGCTATGATATCCTTCGGGATCAGACAGTCTATCTGAACCATGAGTTGGGCACTCCTTTGGGTACCCATGGGAACATCAGGCTGTATCCGGCACAGCGTTTGTATTATATGCTGCGTAATTATCTGTACATTCAAAAGAAATATACGGATGATTTTCCGGATTTTATTCAGAATAGAGGGCGCTATCTTATGAAGTTTTTCATGAAACAACTCCTTTTCGGCAATGAGAGGATACTTTCGATCCGTATGTTGTGGCAGGGCTACATGGATCACAGACACTCCATCTACGGCAAGTACCATGGAAAATAATGTGCAGCCCCTGGTCTCTGTTGTCATGGCGACATACAATGGAGAAGCCTTTATCTCGGAACAGATCGACTCTATACTCTCCCAAAGCTACAGTTCTCTGGAACTGATCATCTGTGATGACGGGTCCAGCGATCGGACTCTCGATATCGTCCGGAAATATATGCAGCGCTGTCCGCAGATCTCCCTTCATGAAAGCAAAGAAAATATCGGGTTTGTCAAAACCTTTGAAAAGGGTATTGGGCTGAGTACAGCCGACTATATCGCTCTGAGTGACCAGGATGATATCTGGGAAGAGGATAAACTGCAGATACAGATGGATGCAATGGCGGAACAGGAGAAGGCTTTTCCGGAGCATCCCGTAATGGTCCATTCCGATCTGCATGTGATCAATGAACAGGGCAGGCTGAAGTACCTTTCCTATTTTAGTATGAAGCATTATAGACTTAAACCCACGAAGGATATCGGACATATTGCCGGCCCCTGCGGTGTGATGGGAAACACGCTCCTCTTCAACCGTGCATTGAAAGAGAAGATACTGCCTTTTCCGGAATGTGTCGCATTTCATGACCAATGGATCGCTTTGGTCAATGAACTGTACGGGGTGCGTATTACCGTTGAGAAACCACTGGTGAACTACCGGATACACCAAAAGAACAGCAGCAATAGGGAAAGTTCTGTATTTTACGACCCTGTGAAAGCAGGAGTCTCCTTTTTGAAAGGGGAGATCGAGCTTCCCTATGTGGATTCGTCCCGGACATGCATGATCGAATACCTGTTGGAGGACTGCATACTGCAGCAGAACGATAGAATAGTGCTGGAGCATTTCCTGGCATATTTACAACAAAGAAAAAGATCCTTAAAGCAGTTACGGGGATTATGGCGTTATGATCTCCTCAAAAGGCATATCTGGTACAGGCTTGGTGTTTCACTCAATTATATTCTTTACCGTAAGAGAAAAAAGCGGATATTCCTTTTTGGATTTTCCTATTGGAAAAGAAACTTCATCAAGCCTTTTTTTGCAGAAGAAGGCGAGATAGTGTTTTGCCGGACACTGGATGAAGCACTCGGGAAAGGCCTGACGAAGCATTCCTCTGTTTACCTTTGGGGGAAAAACCCCTTTCCGGAAGTGGAAGCCTATATTGGAGGCGGTGAAGGGAAACTGTGGCGGGTAGAAGACGGTTTTATCCGTTCAGTATCACTGGGCTCAGATCTTACAAGGCCTTATTCCCTTGTGATGGACAGCAGAGGCATCTATTTTGATCCGCATGAAGAGAGTGATCTGGAACATATGTTGAACACCGCTACTTTCGGACCTGAACTTATTGTACGTGCCCAAAGACTACAGGATTATCTTGTCAGGCACAGAATATCCAAATACAATGCGGACCGGGAAAGAAAATTGATTCTGCCGCATTATTCCAACGAGAAAAAGGTAATTCTCATCCCTGGGCAGGTCGAGGATGATGCCTCCATCCTGTATGGAGCAAACGGTATGAGCAATCTTGCACTGATAAAGGAAACGCGAAAACATGCTCCTGAAGCATATATTGTCTATAAACCCCACCCTGATGTCCTGGCAGGGAACAGAAAAGGGAATGTAGCCTATGATGATGTCATGAAGTATTGTGATATGATGATAGCGAATACGAGTCTGGATTCGATACTTGCACTCTCGGATGAAGTGCATACTATGACCTCACTGGTCGGATTTGAAGCACTGATACGCGGGAAAAAGGTCTATACATACGGTACTCCTTTTTATGCAGGATGGGGCTTGACATTTGACAGAAAAACCGTTCCGAGACGCACAAGAAGAAGGACTCTGGATGAATTGGTCGCTGCCACCTTGATCGTCTATCCCCGATATATAAATCCGGTAGACAGTAAACCATGTGAAATTGAAGTAATTTTAAATAAAATAGATGAAGAAAAAAAACGCTATAATAAAAACAGTCTATATA
This DNA window, taken from Sulfurovum lithotrophicum, encodes the following:
- a CDS encoding glycosyltransferase, yielding MENNVQPLVSVVMATYNGEAFISEQIDSILSQSYSSLELIICDDGSSDRTLDIVRKYMQRCPQISLHESKENIGFVKTFEKGIGLSTADYIALSDQDDIWEEDKLQIQMDAMAEQEKAFPEHPVMVHSDLHVINEQGRLKYLSYFSMKHYRLKPTKDIGHIAGPCGVMGNTLLFNRALKEKILPFPECVAFHDQWIALVNELYGVRITVEKPLVNYRIHQKNSSNRESSVFYDPVKAGVSFLKGEIELPYVDSSRTCMIEYLLEDCILQQNDRIVLEHFLAYLQQRKRSLKQLRGLWRYDLLKRHIWYRLGVSLNYILYRKRKKRIFLFGFSYWKRNFIKPFFAEEGEIVFCRTLDEALGKGLTKHSSVYLWGKNPFPEVEAYIGGGEGKLWRVEDGFIRSVSLGSDLTRPYSLVMDSRGIYFDPHEESDLEHMLNTATFGPELIVRAQRLQDYLVRHRISKYNADRERKLILPHYSNEKKVILIPGQVEDDASILYGANGMSNLALIKETRKHAPEAYIVYKPHPDVLAGNRKGNVAYDDVMKYCDMMIANTSLDSILALSDEVHTMTSLVGFEALIRGKKVYTYGTPFYAGWGLTFDRKTVPRRTRRRTLDELVAATLIVYPRYINPVDSKPCEIEVILNKIDEEKKRYNKNSLYKVYVDSRNIVSRKIQWCIKALKGE